GAAGTCCTCAGAAAAAAAGTTATTTGTCTTTCTTGGCACTAGGCAGTATGCTTACAATTACTGTGAGCTTATACACAATGGTGTGCTTAAGGTGAGAATTTTATGGTCAGTGACTCATTATTACAAGGGAGGTGGAAGACACTTTTTCAGGGAGCTTAGTAAAAATAAACTTGtccttgaaggaatagttcacccaaaaaatgaaaattctctcatcatttaccatgccatcccagatgtgtatgactttctttcttctgcagaacacaaatgaagattatatagaagaatatctcagctctgttggtcttcacaatgcaagtgagtggtgacctgaatattgatctgtttcttacccccACCTATAAcaccacttctgaagatatggattaaaacactggagttgtatgaattacgtttatgctgcctttatgtactttttggaccttatgagttctggccaacattcacttgcgttgtgaggaccaacagagctgagatattcttctaaaaatctttgtattcagtgtaaaaaagaaagtcatacacatctgggatggcatgagaatgagtaaatgatgagagaattttcattttggggtgaactttccctttaagggtATTGTCTACATAGTATATCATACTCTTTTGTTTCAAAAGAGCATGCAgaaatcctgttttccatgacATGTCCCATTTAATAATTTGGCTGCTTGTGTGTATGCAGGTATGATTCAGAGAAAGATAACTTCATCGATCTGATGGAGCTGAAGCTGATGATGGAGAAGCTCGGAGCACCACAGACTCACCTGGGGCTGAAGAACATGATCAAAGAAGTAGACGAGGACTTAGATGGCAAACTCAGCTTCAGAGAGGTAAATGCCTCCCGTGTGTCCAAAAACTGTTGTAAAATGTAGTGCCATTTTAAAAAGTCAACTTTACAGTCATGCCAATGTGTTTGCAGTATGTTacttcaatttattgcagattttACTGTATTTCCCAGTAATGGTTTACTAATATTGTGATTCTCTGTCAGTCTTACATCATTACATAAACTATGACTAGACACACTATGAAGAGTTGCAATTTTCACAGGAAGTTTTTTTCCCTCCCTTTACCACCTctattctttcttttctttcttttctttctttctatagtTCCTTCTTATCTTCAGAAAAGCAGCCGCAGGAGAGTTGGCTGAGGACAGTGGGCTTCATGTCTTGGCACGCCTGTCAGAGATTGATGTGTCAACTGAGGGAGTGAAGGGAGCCAAGTCATTCTTTGAGGCTAAAGTAAAGAATTATTCCATTTCCATTTCAATTTGTGGGTTTTATACCACTTCTTTGTGAAATAACTCCTTCGTTTTTGCTACAACAGcagtttcattatttttaattattaattattaaatgtatttatttattacatttcatttaattatttttaaacctCTTGAAGTATAAAGAAATCTCTCTGTTATAAAGTGTCATGATTTttttcaccctcatattgttccaaacccatatgactttctttcttccatggaacacgaggaggatttttattttttttgcaattattgaTGCTGCTCtggttaacattctgcctgatctctttttgtgttccaccaaagaaagtaatatgggtttgaaataacatgatggtgagtaaatgttaaCAGAACTTTttgaatatccctttaagaatagtACACTAATTGTAAGAAttacttattaaaaataaaaataaaatatttcctttaataatagGTTGCATTGCCACTGATAATGAAGCTCCATTTAGAATTACCTAGAATATTTCCTTTTGTGACAGGTGCAAGCCATTAATGAATCAAACCGGTTTGAGGCGGAAATCCGTCAGGAGCAGGAGGAGAAGAAACGGCAGGCGGAGGAGAAGAAACACAGACAAGCTGCTTTTAAAGAGCTGAAGTCAGCCTTCAAATAACCACACACACCTCAACAGCCTCAACTTACCACGTCTGTCTTTCGGTTCATCAAAGAGCCCCCTAACCATAGATACTATGCAAGGCTGTGAAATGCTTCGATAACCATGCAGATTCATCTTCCTGTGAGAGGGATACCTGTGTAGTTTGTGCTCATAACTGGATCTAACACATCcatcattgttaaaaaaaaaaaaaaaaaaaaaaaaacattttttttttgcttcttttatcttgctccctctctctctctggctcatTTTGAATGTGAAGCCAGACATTGATGTCAGTACACTGGATTGGATTTGTTCAAATCTGTTTCAATCGCATGTttttatatgtactgtacatgtactgtacatgtactgTAGTTCTTACATCATTGTTCTGTGTCAGTCTCATTTTAGCTTGAATGGCTTGTTTCAAATCACTCGTGTCTTGTTCGCGTCAACGTTAAAGCGCAGTGGGTTGCTGAGATTTCATTTTAACGCTTTAAAAGGCAATTTGGAGTTTTAAAGggtttttaataaattgtatgcCATATCCAATCCTTTGCTTTCATATCAGTGGCAATAGCACTAGTGTCAGACATAATTTCCTGTGTAAACAGGACATGCTTTCACTGTACCGTTACTAATTAAATTTGCACGGTGTCTATTTGAACATGAAAGCACAAAGCATTGGTGTACATCCGGTTCAGACATGCTCTCACAGATACATGAAATAATTAGAACTTAAAATAGTCTGTATTTTTTTCTAAGAGGTGAGAGAGATGGAGAGTTAGAGCTgggtgtatgtgcatgtgtggtgATGATTGTAATGGTGTTTGTTAAGAGTGTTTCTATACTGTATTTTTGGATGGTCACTGTGATGTCATTTTCCTTTGACGTTAAATGTGGCACACACAAGCTCACAAACTCATCTATATAGTCAAAATTGCAGTGAGAATTATGTAAATTTGAAAGAATTCTGGACCTCTGCAATCTGTGCCTCCTTGTGTGCTAAACAAGGAAATGTTAAATCAGAGGGATGAGTTAAAATCAACTCCTCAACTCTGTTAAGTGTAAACTTCCAGCATGGCTAAACTAAATCAAGTTCTGGCTTGCAAATATTTATCATTGTATGGCCAATATTCCAAGCCTTTCACAGCACCACAAGCACAGTGAAATTAGGTGAAAGCAACAGTGTTTTGTTGTTAGAATCAAGTCATTATTTGATAGAGAAACAGGCATGGCAATTATAAAGAGCCAGTACATGTGTTCCAATATTGAAAAGAAGGAAATGTCAAATATGTTTGAATGGAATCTGAcatattttttcccatttttttgtaGTTTAAAAGAAATACTAATAGATTTCACCAACAAAGTTTACTGTGATCTAAAAATGAGGGAAACATTTCTAATGGATACCCATAAAGGAATCATTCACAAGCCTGTAATTGGTCATGTAATTGAGAAACTAATGTATATGGCAGTACACTGTGGCTGAGGAAACAGATGCTATGTGTAAAACAAATCTATATTTTCATGTAatgaaaattttaaattttagttttgtatggAAAGGGGTCTTGTGAaaagtgacatttttattttgtctacAATCTTGTCTCCCTTGTATTCTACGTGTATCAGATACTTACATTTTTTCATGACAATCTGTAATACATGCTGGCTAAATGTTCAGAGTCACTGGTAACGTTCTTGTTTGCTCACTAGTTCTGTGGAaattcaaacagtacatgtaTGAATATTTGTCTCCCTATCGTCCACTCTTACAGTgcagccatgttcatgtttttccTTTAAAATTGTAAGTTACTGTTCCACTGAAAAGTAGTTTGAATACTAGATGTTAAAGAGTGAAAAATAGTAATGTAGTTGTTAGTGACTGGTGAAAGAGGAACCAAAGCCGACTGATGAAACCATTCAAACAGCTAGCTGCAATCTGTTAGAAGCCATAAACCATTCTGTCATTCCTTTTGAAAGATTTTGGTTATTCTATTGTTATGTTGTGCCAAATGTATTAGCAGTTCGGTACTGCGTTAGGCTTACATCAGTATAACATTCTGCTGTACATTTCTCAGAAATCCATCATAACATTTCTGATCAACAGACCTAGATTAATCTGAACTAATATTCAAAGAGCGTTTTAGAATTTGGTCTAAACAACACTGATCTACAGTGTTCATTATTACGGTTTTGTtgttagttttaataatatttaagaaCCCTGTTTATAATTTTggttttataattaatatttgtatGTCTGAATAATTCAGCTCTGGCTGTATTATCACAAAGATACAATTTCCATTTAGGATTTCagtaaaaaaatctgttctttCCCAGGTAAATAACATagtaagaaaaaaactattttatttgatcatgtttgttgtttaatgtaaTGACAGAAGGAGGAGAAAAAACTGTTTTCTTATggattttataataatatatatatataccattccATTCTTCATTTCAGCAATCTGAAAATGGTTGAGAGGGCCTTTAACCACCCTGACTATATCTGTACCTTACTGTCACTGTCTGTATCAGTTGAAACTGGTGGTTATTGTGTCATACTCGTATAGGCTTATACATATTGATATGTGGCTTCTATATTATGcacatttattttggattttcttaCTAAAGTGTATAATTATTCTTGTaacaataaaagtatttttaatttgaagcttttttttttatcagctatATGGGTCACTGATATGTTTATATGACTGTCCAAAATGATTGCTGCTGTTGTTATTTAGTTACTTGTTAGTTGACTAGATCAGGGTCTGTCCTTAAAATGTCTGTTGTAAATTACGAAACATACACGAAGTAGAGCCATTTACAACATTATTATCAAAGCTTATAGGTTGCTTACAGTCCAAATATTAGACAATGCAGGAAATAAAGAAGTAAATAAGAAATTAAGTTAAATATAAAAGAGAGGGATAAGGTAAAACATTACAGTGGGAATTAATTTAGTCACAAAATATCGTTTA
This sequence is a window from Myxocyprinus asiaticus isolate MX2 ecotype Aquarium Trade chromosome 33, UBuf_Myxa_2, whole genome shotgun sequence. Protein-coding genes within it:
- the LOC127424234 gene encoding EF-hand domain-containing protein D2-like is translated as MATDELSSKLNRRLQIEDGAHEPVNLDGAHENGAHEKAATASADSELGAKLQRRGELNEGVGEHQQPSMKVSNPYTEFKEFSRKQIKDMEKMFKQYDSEKDNFIDLMELKLMMEKLGAPQTHLGLKNMIKEVDEDLDGKLSFREFLLIFRKAAAGELAEDSGLHVLARLSEIDVSTEGVKGAKSFFEAKVQAINESNRFEAEIRQEQEEKKRQAEEKKHRQAAFKELKSAFK